From the genome of Solanum pennellii chromosome 6, SPENNV200:
AGGCGTGGATATGCAGCCGCGGCAGCACAAGGTGGTGTTTCTGGTAGTGTAAGAGGTAGTGGGGGTGTTAGAAGCAATGTGATGGAATCAAACAAGACTTCATGGGTACCAGATCCTGTTACTGGTTATTACAGACCAGAAACTCATGCTAAGGAAATTGATGCTGCTGAACTTAGAAACATGTTGTTGAAGTACAAACCtagacaaaattaaaaaaaaaaaaacaattagagGATCAAGAATCACGTTTCAACGAGTAGAGACGAATTTACGATTTGAATGTTGGAGCTCAATAATGGAAATACTGTAATTTCTcagatattatgtttgttttccGCGTAAGGAAAATGTTTGAATTCAATTGAATACGTTAGACATGTGTTACAAATTAGATTTTCACTTTTcgattctataaaaaaaaagttatgatgAATAGTATGTCACGTAACATTGTTTCGTCCTACGTGCATCTACCTCGattttcaaattcatttttattgaaaattatgTCACATCTAGATTATAACAGATGGTAACAAGGACATGTCACAACATTGAATTATTCTTATGAATAAATTAGTTGAAATAGTCCAATTACATAAATTATGGATGCACCAATCACTTTCTTGAATTTGGACAGACgtgttataaaaaataatacataaatctCTTCATTATTTGATAAAAGATGATCGTTCAGattctattaaataaatagtataaaataatattagtatttactgtgtactaatcctagtcctattaggattagtatccttcatggtatcaagagccagaaaacctagatcttcttttctctaggttttttttttctctctttagggaaccgatcgttccctctcttctcttgggtggcggcagccatgacaaccgaggtggatcctctcgattcacttccttctggcgttaaactccttctcaggcatcttcatgccctgattcccgaaaaattatcagacataaattaccctacatggaaaatcaccgttcttacagcccttgaggctaattaccttctcaaatacgtcgatggaagcacagaaccgccgccggcagtcatcaccgccatggacaaatcagaaaaaaccaatccggcccatgccgcctggaaagccgtggatggccagatccgatcatgtttgattgcggtcatctctcccacggttcagaaacacgtccgatcctacacaactgcttcagccctgtggacggccctcgcaacacgctatgcatcaatttcccactctcatatttttcaattgcgtgatcgtctccacacaattaccaaaggcacgaaaactatggcggagtatttagacgaggtctccaccatcatcacagccctcgacaccgtgaacgaaatcattcccgaaaaagatctcgtcatgtgcgtcgttcgggggctcccatcagcttactcctccattaaacaggcggttcgcatcagtccaacgcccgttgacctggctactctctcctcgtggctaaaaagtgaagaaatcaacgtggatctggagagcaaacttcttctccgagaagccgctgttatggagccggccaccgccctcaccgcaagccagaactatcgcggggggcgtggtggcggccggcaggggagccgcggcggctacggcagaaacagcggaggccgcgggcgcggcggtcggcagggcagtcgtccgccgtacgacggtcagcagcacggcagcaacaacagcctgcactccttcggcagcggcgggcagtcatcttccagcggcgggcagggcacttacgagcgggatcgtccaacttgtcaaatctgtcagaaaacaggacacaccgctgttcgttgctggtttcggtatgaggagagccgaaatagtgataaccgtgccaattatgcatctcaagccggcccttcctctgaatggctgttggatactggggccaacatgcacgttacttctgatctatccaagcttaacgctccaaatccatatcatggctccaatggtattactgttggcaacggtgagtcccttaatatttctcacactggcacgggtaccattaaaacccccaccgctatctttcacctaggtaaccttacccacgtcccttctattaaatccaatctcctttcagttcaccaattcacaaaagacaataattgctcactcttgttcacctctaatgattttcagatcctagacaatactaccaagagggtgatttttcagggcccctgtgagcatggtctgtacgttcttcctggcacaagttcgtctgcccacccagtttcagaaagcgttcctgtggctccggtggctctttcggctgatggccacagtctgttgtggcacagtcgtctgggtcacccgtctactcaaataataaattctttaatgtctcaattaggtttttcttccattcatgtaaacaattgtgactcctgttcaattgctaaatctcataaattaccttttactttatctgagaagcgtacaactgcaccttttcaacttattcattctgacctatggggtcctactgctgttccttcattttctggttttcgctattatatttgttttgtggatgattttacaaaatacacttggttgtacccactaaaacacaaatcacaggcatacaccacctttgtcacttttgaaaaaatggtcaaaacacaattcaattctcatgttaaactttttcgaagtgacaatggaaaggaatatgtcaataacatctttggccagtttctgcaatccctgggaattatacatcaaacctcctgtccatacactcccgaacagaatggggtggctgagcgtaagcatcgccatctcattgaaacggtggttactcttctacatcaatctcatctccctgtctccttttgggtagaagctctagccaccgcaaactacctcattaacagaatgcccagtcacactctctccaacaaatcaccctatcaactcctttaccaagaacttcccaattataccaacctccgcgtctttgggtgtcttgcctacccttggctacgccctcatattactcacaaattacaaccccgatcccgtccttgtatttttttgggctatcatcctacctccaagggttatcgctgtcttgacccacaaactcataaagtctacatatctcgtcatgtcaaatttgtcgaaaatgagtttccctacgagtctatttcctcctccacaaatacatcattcattggcgtccttcccctttttccaacatactcacagggtccctcaccaccttcccccacacctccacccactacccaaccacccctcatcaccccttcgaccgtcacccacaatacacccgcaaccaccacccacactcacaaccaacccgaaccaccccatacccacaacatctccagcccgatccgttttgggtccttcccggccacccccgaatcaccaccgcccgtgccaccccccaatactcatcccatgttaacccgtggcaaagacggtatctttaaacccaaaacctttcaggctaccatactaccaaatacaccccttcccgatagtgaaccaacaacctactctgttgcctcaaaaaatgcttattggcgtcatgctatggatgacgagtttaaggctttgactgatcagaaaacttgggttcttgtacctaagccccatgggcggcacccagtgggctgtaaatgggtgtacaaaattaaacacaatgcggatggcagtatttccaggtacaaggctcgtttggttgctaaaggctacaatcaggagtatgggcttgattactccgagacattcagtcctgttattcggcaggaaaccattcgcctggtactgtcactcgccgtgcgcaacaattggctcatcaatcagttggatgtttccaatgcttttcttcatggcatgcttgatgaaactatctacatgacgcaaccaccgggctatgttgatccccgcttccctcaacatgtttgcaaactccagaagtctctgtatgggctcaagcaagccccccgtgcttggtacacacgtctgaaaacgttcctccagggactcggcttcacgtgttgcgtacacgacacgagtctgtttactcgacattcagcacacggtacagtcattcttcttgtctatgtagatgatatcattattacaggctctactgcagctctcattcaggatgtcactcgagctatgcatactaccttcaaaatgaaggaccttggcccgttacattattttctgggaatggaggtttctcggacaggcagcggcttgtttcttcatcagtcaaaatatgctcgagatctgttgcagaaagctggactggaaaaatgcaccagtcaaccaacaccgatggcagtctcttcgtctacgaatggagccgacaccccctttgccgatatcacccacttccgcagcctcattggggctctacagtatctggccattacccgtcctgacatccagtttgctgtcaaccgagttgctcagcgcatgcatcaaccaagtgaacatgattaccattgtctaaaacgcattctcaggtacatttttggcactcttggtcgtggtttactcattcgacccggggacttggagcttcggggtttctcagattcagattgggcgaatgataaaaatgacagaaaatctacatcggggtttctcgtttttttgggaccgaacctgatctcctggtgtacaaaaaaacaacccaaggtctctcggtcctcgactgaagctgaataccgcgcccttgctcttcttgctgctgagaccatgtgggtcacatatattcttcgcgaactccgcgccactcacactgttcctgctctctattgtgacaacaaatcaaccatctgtgtggccaagaattccgtcctacacaccagaatgaagcatgttgataccgattgtctctttgttcgcgatgaagttcaggccggcaccatgactgtgcagtatgtacccactgaagaacaaccggctgatattctcaccaagcctctcccgagccgacagcacgattacctcagttccaagcttccgttcgcttccgctcagctcagcttgaggggggataataacagatagtattaaataaatagtataaaataatattagtatttactgtgtactaatcctagtcctattaggattagtactccttaattctagtcctattaggattagtactccttcctatatctcctatatatatctcccatgtattcccttaacacttgaatacaatcaatattccttcactattaaatcaaacactaaaacaCCTTAAAAGTAATcgggagaaaaaaaaacttttttagtGTTTGAATAAGTGATTATCcgataataaacaaaaaagttatttattttttagctaAACATGATGAATCGAATAGATCACTATCTTAAACAAGTTTAGCTTTTATATGTTAACAATATGAAGTACTCCACTTTTATTCCATTATATTCCCTTATAATTAAAAAAGCATATGTTAAATTAGCAATACGCAAAGTGAAGCACGTAACCTTCTATAAagtataaattatattgatagtggaaaagaaaattttacatCGTTAATGCCTATATTATAAATCCGTATTAACTAATCCAACTTCAGAATGAACGGCCAGAAATCAATAGCACTCAATAATGATTACTCTTggctattaattaattaatcttttgCCTAATCATCTTCTTGtgtataaattaaattagttgaAACAATGGATCTGTATTCAATTACTTTAATATTAACTTACGGTGAAAATAACTTGAAACTTCTAATTAAACATGATTACAACCTGCTTCAGATCCAATTAGTTTGGGTTAATCACGTTAAATGAAGTGGAACACTCTTGATCAAAACAACTTTATTAGCAAGTTtaaatttgtgacttttattaaaaaaaatagaataaatactTATTACTTCATTACAATTTTCTATATTACGTCAAAATAGGAAAACGCCACTTGTTTTCCTCTATGATATTGATAAGAATTTTCATATAACTTTTCTGTGAAGAAGTGTTAAATAAGACAAGACCCAAATTGACGTGTCATCACATAACTATTTTctctatttaatttatttatcatatttttttcaccAAAAAGGTATTGTATTAAACTTTTATCTTAATCTTTTTCACCATATTAGTTTCTCTCCAtattaattaaggaaaaaatgaaaactaataattaatatattttaactttttaaaatgacAATTATTTTGAATCAGTTATTTTTAATGAGCACGAAAACTAAAATGGATTCGAGAGGGTAGTAtatctttcattttcattagtggcgtgagtttttttttgtgtgtaaatAAGAGAGTGACAAGTGGAATTAATGATGAAAACAGATTCGTTGAACACAAGTATACATCGAACACAACTTGGAAAAACATTTAacatatgaataaaaaaaatagatagttGAACCATGACGTGCACAACTTGTCCACAATAATCTAAATtataatatctaaaatattcgataattatattatttgttatttctgGTACtctataattaaattatattttatgtccGCGTAATAGAAAAGATTAATgaataaagtttcaaatttaaattttaacaaaaactaAGACTAATTAatagtgattttttttcttcacttgTCTAAGTCTAATAAACAAAGTTATCCAATATTAAGAGGTAGCAAGtattacataaaattaattaaaatatgcaaAAATTAACTCGAACATTGTGATGTATTATAATACTAGACACTATTAGTTAGAACCAATCATCGTATTTTAGCTTTAACTCAAGGCACATCAAATAGCAAGtctgaataaaaagaaaaaagttataataggaacaactatttataattaattagaattGAGACATAATTAACTAATCGATAATTTAAGATGCATTGAAGATAAATAGTAACACCTAGCTGTTATCTTGTCCAGTACTATAGTctagtatttattatattacattATACTCTACATTATTGGTTCTAATAGATAAAAGACAAAATGCAttgcttatatttttatttatgtatgtaatatgaagaaaaatagatgATGCACGTTACGTTTAGATTTAGGTATactatcaaacaaaaaatacaaacattttcatttatataatgcTTTGCTTATTCTtacaatttaaaaagaaatatggtgCATATGCCAATGGAGATGGGTAACCTCTCTGGCATGCTGTGTTTTACCttttaaaagtgaaatttttcaacacgaatatattttgtttttggaGCCTAATAGCCCCAGAACTAAACTCCGTGACTAGAGGAGTTGTAACATTAAATGATACTGCTTGCACAAAATACTATATACGCCACTATTAAACTCTACAAGGAAGACACAAGAAGATTTTGCCCAACGAAAACACAATACAATCCACATTTACAACGAGGATATTTCTCAAAGCAACATCAATTTTGAATAGAACAACACACAGTACtatatgcataaaattatgTGTACGCCACTGGTAGAGTAGTCTACGAGGAAGACACGAGGAGCTTTTGCCTTAACTCGCCATCACCCTCGTTAACACAATGCAATCCACATTCACAACTAGGGCATTTGTCAAAGCTCTTAATAGGAAAATTTGCAGAAGTAAATCCAACAGAGAATTGGAGATTGTCATCTTTTCTCCTAACCTCAACAATGTTAACCCATAGAAATACAACTTTAACAGTAACACCAGTCAATTTCATTAGCCTTCCTTTTGATATAACGCCTTTTATCACAGGTTTATAAGATAGTTCATATGAACTCAACATGAACTTACATGAGCCATTGAGATACGCCGAGAACTCACCTGTTTTCGAGTTCAACTCATAGTCTATCACCCCTGTAGGAAGAATGCCAATTGGGAAGTCATACTGTTGAAGCTCTTCATAGGCTGATGTCTTCTCATTGGATGAAACAACAgcagaaaagaagagaaagaacaagaaaatgGTAGCTAAAGACATTTgtatttcttgaatttgaaaggaaaaaaagttaaTGGTTTATAGATGATTAATTCATGAGTAATGGCTTGTTAGTGTTAATTGCTTTGGCTAGTTGGCCACATGAAAATTGATTCTCTACCAATTTAACAATTCTTTCTAATCAGGAAGTTGCTAGAATAATGCCAATTGTTGTAAGAAATTCATGACTAAAGGACAAGACAAGTAAGCACATAAACATACTTAGCATAACTCATAAGCTTCctcaattataatttttttgaaaaacagcTATCCATCACCAGACCCCACTAGTAGAATTGTAtggagtatgttgttgttgttgttgtttcataACGATCAATGTCATGTTCATCTATTTCACCAAGTACCTACTATTTCCACCAGCACGAGTATTGAATAACTGGTTTTAATCTACCTCAAATTCACCTTTTTCAAACCCTTATCCACAAGGTTTTTTCATATCGTTCCTTCTACCTAGATATATGTATCCAGAGAAGGTATGAATGTATTCTAAAATTCAGAGATGGTTGCAGCATGAATCATTTAGCAACACAACTCCTAGAGAAGCGGTTGAACAACAGTGAGCCGAGCCACTATTTCCTGGAGAACACAAGAGACACAGATTCCATATAGTAGCTAAAGTTCGTTTTCTATGAAAACTTAAagcaaatagaaaaaaatacttAACATTTTGTCTCTGTACGGATTTGAACTCCTCCTTGAGGGATCAACCACAAACCAAAAAATGTGACCTAGACCCCGGACCTATCAGCAGAAAATGGAGGTGACTTTTGCATTAAGCCAACTTTTCTCATCCTCAATTATTCTTCTTTACAAAACCAGCAATAATCattttgtttttgaataattaagCAAGTGATGTGCCAACAACTATTGAATGAGGGAATGGGAAGATTTATATAGATGCAGATGAAATTGCAAATAACACCAAATTTTGGAGATAACTACATAAATTCCTGCAAATAGTAAACAAGTTACAAATCTAGGAATATTATTGCCTTTACCACTCAATCAAGATTACACAGTATTTAGAGAAGAAATTTCAAGGAAAAGGTGATGATAGTGAAAGTGATCATTGAGCTTAAAAGTGAATGTGCAAGTATGGCGTTTGTTAATTTACCGAGTCCATTTAATCTATATTGGTCCCCTCCCATACTTCACTTTTGTTAAGACCAAAAAACACACGGGCGAAGTCAGAATTCTTCAATGAGGGGgtgtcaaaatataaagaagtaaacaCACAAAGAAGTTAATGGGATTGAGCATATAGCATATTACAACAGCAACATACCCACCTAACCTCAAAGCTAGAGAGGATGTTTCCATGAACATATAGTATATGTTTCCATGAACATATAGTATACtgtactttaaaaaataaattgacacCCCTTGAACAAGAGTGGCTCCGCCAGTAAACACAATAGTATGCGTCTAAAAGCAGATACTGTTTGACTCCGACAAAGAAGAaaaccaaaaaatgaaaattgttgATTGACATGTAAAAACACAAACTTCACCTGAATTACATGTATATTTAATGCAGCGATCAGCACCATCTTCCTTTTCATCTTTATCCATTTGAAGCCAACTCTATCCATAGACTTTATACAACATATAACTGCAGTCTCAGTCACTATGATCCCGTTAGGTGAATGATACATACAGATCAAGCAACTAGAGTTGTGTGGGTAAATTCCAACTAGCATGAGAATTTACAACGACATTGCACAAATATCTGACATATGAACTGGGTATTTGAATGATATGTCGTTGTCATCATGACAATCTTACAAAAGCGACTTGGCCTGCTTAACCTGCGTCCCCTGCAGACATACGGAACTCCTCGGTTAGCAAAAAACCAATCTTCATTTATGTGTTACAACactgacataaaaaaaaaatggaaccCATTTTTGTGATCGAACTTAGCTCTAAAAGAAAGCAATCAACGGATGTTGGTCCACTAACGCGCATGCAGTTTTCTGATTGTATAGTTAGGACCTACTAGCATATAGGTCTTATTTATTACTCCCTCAGTTTCAATTTGATTGTCCTGTTTTGACTTGGCATGGAGGTTAAGAAAGTATAGAAGATTTCTGTAccttgtggtcttaaattaaagatacggaaaatgtaccaaaatgtcttctaatcttgtggtcttaagcATGTCATGTGGATTGTCAAAACAGGAATAGGCATTCTTTTTTATAtgggtaaaaaaaaaaggaaagtagGACAAATAATTTGAAACAGAGAGTATCAAATTGATCCCGTTGTCAGTTGTCAGCAACACGCAATGCAATTTGTCAAACAAAAAGTGTTTATGAATCCACTTTTTCGGAGTTGTTACATTTCAGTAGTTCAAGAAAATTAACATTTCTCACCAAAGAACTTCTCTTGGAAGCTTGTTCGACTAAGTATGCACAAGGCTTGAAAAACTCTCCATACTCCTTCGACCATTCTTCCAGTTTTGAACAAATATATTTGGAGCCAACAGAGTGAGACCAAAAAATTATGCCTCCCCTGATtttcatcaacatatacaataAGTGTATGAATCACTGCCAAGgcaaagatgatttctaagcaAAAATACCTGTATCCAGGGAATCCCATACCCAAAACTGAAGCAACATCAAGATCAGAGGATTTCACTATAATTGCCTCTGATATCATGCGACATGCTTCATTCAGTACAGGGAAAAGAATCATCTCAACAATTTCTCCATCGGACAACGTTGCCAACTGTACCAAGTTGATTGTTCAGACGTGCACCAAGTCATAAATTGATAGATAGAAAGGAAACATTCAAAGACCtttccaaaaatatattttgttcatatgatacatggtaaatgcaTTATATTCATTCCAACTACAATTTGGCATTCAAACAATCTGAATCATTTATCAAATCTACAATCATGAAAGAATGGATGGACAACAAATAAACACAGGTTGAACTGTTTGCAAGTGACCAATTAGAGGAAGAATCTATTTGCCTATATAAAGAGGGGACATAAGTCCGGTGATGTGGCACGTCTCTTACATTAGAATGATCAGTTTATCTAgttattcttctttttgttttctttgtacAAATTAAGAATCCTGTATTTGATTACAAAAACAAACATCAAAAGACACTTCCCTTCTCAAAAGTCATGCCATTTTGAGAATTAATTGAACGATAAATAGTCTTAGTGTCATTATCGTTCTTTTTATATTCTTGTTGATTACCATATCTTGGTGTTCTGCTTTATGGTTATATCATGAAcattatttatgtgttttattttttcccaAAGCCAAATAGTACATAGCAATAAGCCGCATCCTTTCTTCAAGATAAGTGCAGTCGGAAGATTACTAGAGAACTTTCAATAGAAGGACCAAAAGACAGTTAactgagagagagagagagagagaagaccTTTGATCTAATGGTGATACCAGACATACTTCTCGCCATTTCTACATATTTTGATATTTCGGGATCTGGGCTTGCCTCTTCCTTGTCATTGTATGTGTAGAAGCCCTGGCAAGAGTATTTACCTAGTACACATTCCATTTGtgagaaattcaagaaaatctgATGACAAAAACAATCCAGGTCCTGATGACAAGAAGGAAGTGTACATTACCTTCACCGTTATTTTTCCTCATGATTGGAATCAAATTCGATTTGTAAGATCTATCTGGAAAAGTCTCAAGGAATTTCACATCATGCACAGCTGCAGACAGGAATCCATCTTGATCAAGCATTCTGCAGTTGACATTGCCAACATCACCCAAAAGAAATGGAAGCAACAACAGAAGATGTCTTGCACTCCAAGTGGagcaatataaaaaaaaaatatgctgAAGATCACACTCATCATTGGTGGATTATCCACATGAGAAATGTGTGTCATATAACCTTTATTTAGGATTTAAATGAATAAGCTTCTCCTTCAATATGATCAGATTTTGAATCAACATCCATTAGTGCTGGAACATTTTGGTAGCTTTATGTTAAACCATAAGGAaactcatatttcttttattatgagTTCGACTGTATGGAGAAACTGAGGGTTCTATTGAAGAGCACAACTCGATCAAATCAATTTCACATTCATAGGATGTTGAATGGAATATGCACCTAAATGGACCCAGTTTCAACCCAAAGCTGGTAAGCGCCTTATCAATCTGATACACATCAGCACCATGTTCAACAAGAAGCATCGCTGCCTGCAAGTAGGGGAAGCACATATGTCTGACTGCAAAACCTGCACAATTCTGAACTACAATAGGAGTCTTTTGAATCCTCCTTCCAAAGTTCAACAGATCA
Proteins encoded in this window:
- the LOC107021393 gene encoding protein SENESCENCE-ASSOCIATED GENE 21, mitochondrial-like is translated as MARYLSNCKNISAFVVDSVSVAIQRRGYAAAAAQGGVSGSVRGSGGVRSNVMESNKTSWVPDPVTGYYRPETHAKEIDAAELRNMLLKYKPRQN
- the LOC107023512 gene encoding uncharacterized protein At5g01610-like — its product is MSLATIFLFFLFFSAVVSSNEKTSAYEELQQYDFPIGILPTGVIDYELNSKTGEFSAYLNGSCKFMLSSYELSYKPVIKGVISKGRLMKLTGVTVKVVFLWVNIVEVRRKDDNLQFSVGFTSANFPIKSFDKCPSCECGLHCVNEGDGELRQKLLVSSS